In the genome of Lysobacter sp. BMK333-48F3, the window CTGCGCATGCTCGCCGAGCGCGGCTGCCGGGTCACCGTGGTGCCGGCGCAGACCCCGGCCGCCGAGGTGCTGGCGCTGAATCCGGACGGCGTGTTCCTGTCCAACGGCCCCGGCGACCCGGAGCCCTGCGACTACGCGATCGTCGCGATCAAGGAATTCGTCGCCCGCAAGATCCCGACCTTCGGCATCTGCCTGGGCCACCAGCTGCTCGGCCTGGCCTCCGGCGCCAAGACCCTGAAGATGAAGTTCGGCCATCACGGCGCCAACCATCCGGTCCAGGACCTGGATTCGGGCCGGGTCATGATCACCTCGCAGAACCACGGCTTCGCGGTCGACGAGGCCAGCCTGCCGGCCAACGTGCGGGTCACCCACCGCTCGCTGTTCGACGGCAGCAACCAGGGCATCGCCCTGACCGACGCGCCGGCGTTCAGCTTCCAGGGCCACCCGGAAGCCAGCCCCGGCCCGCACGACGTGTCGCCGCTGTTCGATCGCTTCGTTTCGCTGCTCGAACAGGCCAAGGCGGCCTGATGAGCGCCGCGCCGGCCTCGCCGCCGCGCCGACGCCGCTGGCGTCTGCGCGCGCTGGCGGCGCTGGCGCTGCTCGCCGCCTATCCGGCGTTCGTGCTGAGCGCGGTGTACGCGCAGTGGCTCGGCGCGAACCTGCCGGGCGGTCGCAACGGCCCGGCCGATGCCTACCGGCACAGCCTGGCCAGCGCGATCGTCGCCTACACCGCGTCGCCGCGCTGCGTCGACTGGGTCACGGCGGTGATGGAGCGGGGCGGCGAGGGCAACCCGAGCCGGGCCATGGACGCCCACAACAACCGGATCGGCGCGCGCCTCGGCGCCGCCGCTCCGACCTGGACCGCGATGCAGCGCGAGGTTCGCGCCGCGGTCGACCATGGGGCGATCGATGCGCGATCGCCCGACCAGATCACCTGGCGCGCCCCCGAGACGTGGCAGGAACGACTTTACTGAGGACGACATGCCCAAGCGTACCGACATCAAAACCGTCCTGATCATCGGCGCCGGCCCGATCGTGATCGGACAGGCCTGCGAGTTCGACTACTCCGGCGCGCAGGCGTGCAAGGCGCTGCGCGACGAGGGCTACCGCGTGGTCCTGGTCAACTCCAATCCGGCCACGATCATGACCGACCCGAACATGGCCGACGCCGTGTACATCGAGCCGATCAACTGGCAGACGGTCGAGAAGATCATCGCCAAGGAAAAGCCCGACGCGCTGCTGCCGACCATGGGCGGCCAGACCGCGCTCAACTGCGCGCTCGACCTGGCCGACAACGGCGTGCTGGAGAAGTACAACGTCGAACTGATCGGCGCCTCGCGCGAAGCGATCCGGATGGCCGAAGACCGCGAGCTGTTCCGGGTGGCGATGAAGGAAATCGGCCTGGAATGCCCCAAGGCCGAGGTCGCCCACACCCTGGAAGAGGCGATCGACATCCAGACCCGGGTCGGCTACCCGACCATCATCCGTCCCTCGTTCACCCTCGGCGGCAGCGGCGGCGGCATCGCCTACAACCGCGAAGAGCTGATCGAGATCGTCAACCGCGGCCTGGAACTGTCGCCGACCACCGAAGTGCTGGTCGAGGAATCGGTGCTGGGCTGGAAGGAATTCGAGATGGAGGTGGTCCGCGACAAGGCGGACAACTGCATCATCGTCTGCTCGATCGAGAACTTCGACGCGATGGGCGTGCACACCGGCGACTCGATCACCGTCGCCCCGGCGCAGACCCTGACCGACAAGGAATACCAGCGCCTGCGCGACGCCTCGATCGCGGTGCTGCGCAAGATCGGCGTCGACACCGGCGGCTCCAACGTCCAGTTCGGCATCAACGCCAAGAACGGCCGGGTGGTGGTGATCGAGATGAACCCGCGCGTGTCGCGGTCCTCGGCGCTGGCTTCCAAGGCCACCGGTTTCCCGATCGCCAAGATCGCCGCCAAGCTGGCGGTGGGCTACACCCTGGACGAACTGCGCAACGAGATCACCGGCGGCGCGACCCCGGCCTCGTTCGAGCCGAGCATCGACTACGTCGTCACCAAGATCCCGCGCTTCGCGTTCGAGAAGTTCCCGCAGGCCGACGCGCGCCTGACCACGCAGATGAAGTCGGTCGGCGAAGTCATGGCGATGGGCCGCACCTTCCAGGAATCGCTGCACAAGGCCCTGCGCGGCCTGGAGACCGGCAAGGTCGGCCTCGACCCGACCGGCCTGGACCTGGCCAGCGAGGACGACCTGGCCCGGCTCAAGCGCGAGCTCAAGGAGCCCGGCCCGGAGCGCATGTTCTACATCGGCGACGCGTTCCGCGCCGGCCTCAGTGTGGAGGACGTGCATGCGCTGTCGTTCGTCGATCCCTGGTTCCTGGACCAGATCGAAGAGCTGATCGCGACCGAGCGCGACGTCGCCGAAGCCGGCCTGGCCGCGCTCGACCAGGCGCGCATGCGCGCGCTCAAGCGGATGGGCTTCTCCGATGCGCGCATCGCCCAGCTGACCGACACCGACGAGACCGCGGTGCGCACCCTGCGCCGCGCGCTCAAGGTGCGCCCGGTGTACAAGCGCGTGGACAGCTGCGCGGCCGAGTTCGCCACCACCACCGCCTACATGTACTCGACCTACGAGGACGAGTGCGAGGCCGCGCCGACCAACCGCGACAAGATCGTCGTCCTCGGCGGCGGCCCCAACCGCATCGGCCAGGGCATCGAGTTCGACTACTGCTGCGTGCACGCCGCCCTGGCCCTGCGCGAGGACGGCTATGAAACCATCATGGTCAACTGCAACCCGGAGACCGTGTCGACCGACTACGACACCTCCGATCGCCTGTACTTCGAGCCGCTGACCCTGGAAGACGTGCTCGAGATCGCCGACCTGGAGAAGCCCAAGGGCGTGATCGTGCAGTACGGCGGCCAGACCCCGCTGAAGCTGGCGCGCGCGCTGGAAGCCAACGGCGTGCCGATCATCGGCACCACCCCGGACAGCATCGACCTGGCCGAGGACCGCGAGCGCTTCCAGAAGCTGGTCCAGGAGCTGGGCCTGGCCCAGCCGCTCAACCGCACCGCGCGCAACCCCGACGAGGCGCTGGTCCTGGCCGGCCAGATCGGCTAC includes:
- the carB gene encoding carbamoyl-phosphate synthase large subunit, which codes for MPKRTDIKTVLIIGAGPIVIGQACEFDYSGAQACKALRDEGYRVVLVNSNPATIMTDPNMADAVYIEPINWQTVEKIIAKEKPDALLPTMGGQTALNCALDLADNGVLEKYNVELIGASREAIRMAEDRELFRVAMKEIGLECPKAEVAHTLEEAIDIQTRVGYPTIIRPSFTLGGSGGGIAYNREELIEIVNRGLELSPTTEVLVEESVLGWKEFEMEVVRDKADNCIIVCSIENFDAMGVHTGDSITVAPAQTLTDKEYQRLRDASIAVLRKIGVDTGGSNVQFGINAKNGRVVVIEMNPRVSRSSALASKATGFPIAKIAAKLAVGYTLDELRNEITGGATPASFEPSIDYVVTKIPRFAFEKFPQADARLTTQMKSVGEVMAMGRTFQESLHKALRGLETGKVGLDPTGLDLASEDDLARLKRELKEPGPERMFYIGDAFRAGLSVEDVHALSFVDPWFLDQIEELIATERDVAEAGLAALDQARMRALKRMGFSDARIAQLTDTDETAVRTLRRALKVRPVYKRVDSCAAEFATTTAYMYSTYEDECEAAPTNRDKIVVLGGGPNRIGQGIEFDYCCVHAALALREDGYETIMVNCNPETVSTDYDTSDRLYFEPLTLEDVLEIADLEKPKGVIVQYGGQTPLKLARALEANGVPIIGTTPDSIDLAEDRERFQKLVQELGLAQPLNRTARNPDEALVLAGQIGYPLVVRPSYVLGGRAMEIVYSDADLTRYIRDAVKVSNDSPVLLDRFLDNAVEVDVDVIADREGRVLIGGVMEHIEEAGVHSGDSSCSLPPYSLSAATQEKLRAQVVALAKALKVVGLMNTQFAIQTDADGNETIYLIEVNPRASRTVPFVSKATGMALAKIAARCMVGQTLTSQDAVEEIVPDYYSVKEAIFPFAKFQGVDPILGPEMRSTGEVMGVGKNFGAAMARAQEAGGIKAPPVGKVFVSVRDPDKQRVLPVVQELVRRGYSLVATRGTQEFLSGHGVACESINKVTEGRPHVVDLIKNGEIVYIINTTEGRQAISDSFSIRREALQQRVTYSTTVSGARALVNSLDYRGQGPVWSLQELHAQIGAA